From the Equus przewalskii isolate Varuska chromosome 19, EquPr2, whole genome shotgun sequence genome, one window contains:
- the OARD1 gene encoding ADP-ribose glycohydrolase OARD1 codes for MAGSPNEDPEGSRITYVKGDLFACPKTDSLAHCISEDCRMGAGIAVLFKKKFGGVQELISQQKKSGEVAVLKRDGRYIYYLITKKRASHKPTYENLQKSLEAMKSHCLKNGVTDLSMPRIGCGLDRLQWENVSAMIEEVFEATDIRINVYTL; via the exons ATGGCCGGCAGCCCTAATGAAGATCCTGAAGGAAGCAGA ATCACTTACGTGAAAGGAGACCTTTTTGCATGCCCCAAAACAGACTCTTTAGCCCACTGTATCAGTGAGGATTGTCGAATGGGCGCTGGGATCGCTGTCCTCTTCAAGAAGAAATTTGGAGGAGTGCAGGAGCTCATAAGTCAAC aaaagaaatctggagaaGTGGCTGTTCTGAAGAGAGATGGGCGATATATATATTACTTG ATTACAAAGAAAAGGGCTTCGCACAAACCAACTTATGAAAACTTACAGAAGAGTTTAGAGGCTATGAAGTCCCATTGTCTGAAGAATGGAGTCACTGACCTCTCCATGCCCAG gaTTGGGTGTGGTCTTGATCGTTTGCAATGGGAAAATGTATCCGCGATGATTGAGGAGGTGTTTGAGGCAACAGACATCAGAATTAACGTGTACACACTCTGA